The proteins below come from a single Corylus avellana chromosome ca3, CavTom2PMs-1.0 genomic window:
- the LOC132175694 gene encoding transcription factor bHLH137 — protein MAAFSYQHHPFPIESIFLPNTPVPIKMSSFMEENINTSNFSQFYPLEPIQEIPVDVRIHESSCLDHASKVAFSDNKPSLAKKQSTESSAVVDKLDSGEQVTQKVTSIIEKKRKNRNGVSAMTCAQSKDPTEGKNKKQKKCNGALKEGEEKKPKPEKKDQKKFPEEPPTGYIHVRARRGQATDSHSLAERVRREKISQRLKILQRLVPGCEKVAGKALMLDEIINYVQSLQNQVEFLSMKLASVNPMFYDFGMDLDGLMARPESLTSMASALPSVAQCSPSQLTGFADTTTPTAFTTANNYPILNNSTASILLQNGLTQDIASVFCDHVEDQRQKFLNPSGFSNLCFFQ, from the exons ATGGCAGCCTTTTCATACCAACACCACCCTTTTCCAATTGAATCAATTTTCTTGCCAAACACCCCGGTCCCTATTAAGATGTCTAGCTTTATGGAAGAAAATATCAACACTagcaatttctctcaattttatcCACTTGAACCTATACAAGAGATTCCTGTTGATGTTAGAATCCATGAAAGTAGCTGTCTTGACCACGCCTCAAAGGTTGCTTTTAGTGATAATAAGCCTTCTCTGGCAAAAAAACAAAGTACAGAGTCCTCAGCAGTGGTGGATAAGCTTGACAGTGGCGAGCAGGTTACTCAGAAGGTGACTTCCATTAttgagaagaagaggaagaacaGAAATGGGGTTTCGGCCATGACTTGTGCTCAATCTAAG GATCCGACAGAAgggaaaaacaagaaacaaaagaaatgcaatgGTGCCctgaaagaaggagaagagaagaagccTAAACCTGAAAAGAAAGATCAGAAGAAATTTCCTGAAGAGCCTCCAACAGGTTACATCCATGTAAGAGCAAGGAGGGGCCAGGCAACAGATAGTCACAGCCTTGCAGAAAGG gtaagaagagagaaaataagccAGAGGCTAAAGATCTTACAACGACTAGTTCCTGGCTGTGAGAAG GTAGCTGGAAAGGCCCTCATGTTGGATGAGATAATCAATTATGTTCAGTCCCTACAAAATCAAGTGGAG TTCCTTTCAATGAAGCTTGCTTCTGTGAATCCCATGTTCTATGACTTTGGAATGGACCTAGATGGACTCATGGCCAGGCCAGAG AGTTTGACTAGCATGGCATCAGCACTGCCATCTGTGGCACAATGCAGCCCCTCCCAGCTCACAGGTTTTGCTGATACAACCACCCCCACCGCCTTTACAACAGCAAATAACTATCCTATTCTGAACAATTCTACAGCTTCAATTTTACTCCAAAATGGCCTCACTCAG GATATCGCTAGTGTATTTTGTGATCATGTGGAAGACCAAAGACAAAAGTTTCTTAATCCATCTGGGTTCAGCAACTTGTGTTTCTTCCAATAA